The Rhizobium sp. BT03 genome has a window encoding:
- a CDS encoding IS1182 family transposase gives MMVSDELFEGLPVHGSQRSAQAGRGAARMREPVRDQIELRAVDIDSLIGQDHAVRVIWSYVEGLDLSALEDRIKAREQRPGHPPISPRLLLALWLYASSDGVGSARALERLCGSHDVYRWLCGGVSVNYHTLSDFRVGCADLLDRLLAEHLAALADAGLVAFDNLAQDGVRVRASAGAASFGRKATLDRHLSIAEAVVDQLKREVDARSDASTRRIEAARQRAARERGERLRAAKAALDEIQRHRQAREEKRGNGKKPKEPRASSTDAQARVMKMADGGFRPAYNVQVASTAGEQFVVGLEVTNAGSDRGLMRPMLERLRALSGHLPRRYLADGGFCSAEDIEWAHGEGVEVFCPPTQSKHGTDPFLPRRGDGAGVSTWRTRMGSETGKAQYKPRSICECIHARWRNWNLRQLTVRGIEKVQAVVLCYALTNNILQGHRLANG, from the coding sequence ATGATGGTGAGCGACGAGCTGTTCGAAGGATTGCCGGTGCATGGATCGCAGCGCAGTGCTCAGGCGGGGCGCGGGGCGGCGCGCATGCGCGAGCCGGTGCGCGATCAGATCGAGTTGCGTGCCGTGGATATCGACAGCTTGATCGGCCAGGATCACGCGGTGCGCGTGATTTGGAGCTATGTCGAGGGACTGGATCTGAGCGCGCTTGAAGATCGGATCAAAGCGCGTGAGCAGCGGCCGGGCCATCCGCCGATTTCGCCACGGCTTTTGCTGGCGCTGTGGCTCTATGCCAGCAGCGATGGCGTCGGCAGTGCGCGGGCGCTGGAACGGCTGTGCGGGAGCCACGACGTCTATCGCTGGCTGTGCGGCGGCGTCTCGGTGAACTATCACACGCTGTCGGATTTTCGGGTTGGTTGCGCCGATCTGCTCGACCGGCTGCTGGCCGAGCATCTGGCGGCGCTTGCCGATGCCGGCCTCGTCGCTTTCGATAATTTGGCGCAGGATGGCGTGCGGGTCCGGGCGAGCGCGGGTGCCGCCTCGTTCGGCCGCAAGGCGACGCTTGATCGGCATCTTTCCATTGCCGAGGCGGTTGTGGATCAGCTCAAGCGCGAGGTCGATGCGCGTTCGGATGCCAGCACTCGGCGCATCGAGGCTGCCAGGCAACGAGCGGCGCGTGAGCGCGGCGAGCGGCTCAGAGCAGCCAAGGCCGCTCTTGACGAGATTCAGCGCCATCGCCAAGCGCGCGAAGAAAAGCGCGGCAATGGCAAAAAGCCGAAGGAGCCGCGCGCCTCCAGCACGGATGCGCAGGCGCGGGTGATGAAGATGGCCGACGGCGGCTTCCGTCCGGCTTATAATGTGCAGGTTGCGAGCACCGCCGGCGAGCAGTTCGTGGTCGGGCTCGAGGTGACCAATGCCGGCTCCGATCGCGGCCTCATGCGGCCGATGCTGGAGCGGTTGCGCGCGCTGAGCGGCCATCTGCCGCGCCGCTATCTCGCCGATGGCGGCTTTTGCAGCGCTGAAGATATCGAGTGGGCGCACGGCGAAGGGGTCGAGGTCTTTTGTCCGCCCACGCAGTCCAAACACGGAACCGATCCCTTCTTGCCGCGGCGCGGCGACGGTGCGGGTGTGTCAACCTGGCGGACCCGCATGGGAAGCGAGACGGGCAAGGCTCAGTACAAACCCCGCTCGATCTGCGAATGCATCCATGCCCGCTGGCGCAACTGGAATCTGCGACAATTGACGGTGCGCGGCATCGAAAAGGTCCAGGCCGTCGTGCTCTGCTACGCACTCACCAACAATATCCTGCAAGGCCATCGGCTTGCCAATGGCTAA
- a CDS encoding GIY-YIG nuclease family protein: protein MEVTVYIPRCSDGSYYTGLTKQEIEARVWEHNAGSYDGYTAKRLPVELVFTETYDRIIDAIARERQIKGWSRRKKEALIAMDYEALPALSKRGPVKVE from the coding sequence ATGGAAGTCACCGTCTACATCCCCCGCTGCAGCGACGGCTCTTATTACACCGGGCTGACCAAGCAGGAGATCGAGGCGCGTGTCTGGGAGCACAATGCCGGGAGCTATGACGGCTACACCGCCAAGCGCTTGCCCGTCGAACTCGTCTTCACCGAAACCTATGACCGCATCATCGACGCCATCGCCCGCGAGCGCCAGATCAAGGGCTGGTCGCGCCGCAAGAAGGAGGCGTTGATTGCCATGGATTACGAGGCCTTGCCGGCGTTGTCGAAGCGCGGGCCGGTCAAGGTGGAGTGA
- a CDS encoding DUF2934 domain-containing protein, translated as MSDRRHEWISKRAYAIWEEQGRPDGRDDDHWRQAVAERAALERTQASVDGREVLVKFRPKQPKPELPRQDWINPSTKVG; from the coding sequence ATGAGCGACAGACGCCACGAATGGATCAGCAAAAGGGCCTACGCGATCTGGGAAGAACAGGGCCGCCCCGACGGGCGCGATGACGATCATTGGCGCCAGGCGGTTGCCGAGCGGGCCGCGCTGGAACGCACGCAGGCCTCGGTCGACGGCCGCGAGGTGCTGGTGAAATTCCGCCCGAAGCAGCCGAAGCCCGAACTGCCGCGCCAGGACTGGATCAACCCTTCGACAAAGGTTGGCTGA
- a CDS encoding DUF4174 domain-containing protein: protein MLKSIVHEIIGTPRREPELPQSLEQFRDRKRVLIIFADAQDDRAVIQDEWLRNAHMRLIEEDVEVFIIAGGGAFSLFDDGSDLDADDVRERLQGPPSGEFGLILIGRDGTVKLRSNEPRTAEDIFAAFEMLPKQTPW from the coding sequence ATGCTGAAATCCATCGTTCATGAAATCATCGGCACGCCGCGGCGTGAACCGGAACTTCCGCAGTCGCTCGAGCAGTTTCGCGACAGGAAGCGGGTGCTGATCATCTTTGCCGATGCCCAGGACGACCGCGCCGTCATCCAGGACGAATGGCTGCGGAACGCGCATATGCGTCTCATCGAGGAAGACGTCGAAGTTTTCATCATCGCGGGCGGCGGCGCTTTCTCGCTGTTCGACGATGGCTCCGATCTCGATGCCGACGATGTCAGAGAGCGGCTGCAGGGCCCGCCATCCGGCGAGTTCGGGCTGATCCTGATCGGGCGCGACGGGACCGTCAAGCTGCGCTCGAATGAGCCGAGGACTGCGGAGGATATCTTCGCGGCCTTCGAGATGCTGCCGAAGCAGACGCCTTGGTAG
- a CDS encoding GntR family transcriptional regulator: MKSAAKAMQAEESAETGAQQIRDAIREAIVERRLSPGTKLSESDVGNLFNVSRTLARAALQALSYEGLVSVEKNRGAFVAYPSPEEARQIFSARRLVEPGILREAAVRITADDISQLKQLLLEEGRLMSERGQTARRAEIKASGDFHLMLAEISGNAIMQRFMEELVARSSLVIALYGQSTASSCGHSEHGEIISAIESNDLDRACQLMLHHIAHIETDLDLRERKSLGLKEAFEL, from the coding sequence ATGAAATCCGCCGCCAAGGCTATGCAGGCCGAAGAATCCGCCGAAACCGGCGCGCAGCAGATCCGCGACGCCATTCGCGAGGCGATCGTCGAGCGCCGGCTTTCGCCCGGCACCAAGCTTTCGGAAAGCGATGTCGGCAATCTCTTCAACGTCAGCCGCACGCTTGCCCGCGCCGCCCTGCAGGCGCTCTCCTATGAGGGCCTCGTCAGCGTCGAGAAGAACCGCGGCGCCTTCGTCGCCTATCCCTCGCCGGAGGAGGCCCGCCAGATCTTTTCCGCCCGCCGCCTGGTCGAACCCGGCATATTGCGTGAGGCAGCAGTGCGGATCACCGCGGATGATATCAGCCAGCTGAAACAGCTGCTGCTGGAGGAAGGCCGGCTGATGAGCGAACGCGGCCAGACGGCGCGCCGCGCCGAGATCAAGGCGTCGGGCGATTTCCACCTGATGCTGGCGGAGATCTCAGGCAACGCGATCATGCAGCGCTTCATGGAAGAGCTCGTCGCCCGCTCATCCCTGGTGATTGCCCTTTACGGCCAGTCCACCGCGTCCAGCTGCGGCCATTCCGAACATGGCGAGATCATCTCGGCGATCGAAAGCAACGACCTCGACCGCGCCTGCCAGCTGATGCTGCATCACATCGCCCATATCGAGACCGATCTCGACCTGCGCGAACGCAAGAGCCTCGGCCTCAAGGAAGCCTTCGAGCTTTAA
- a CDS encoding ABC transporter ATP-binding protein — MSKAAEIDIVSVSKVYGATTAVHGISLKIPAGAYCCFLGPSGCGKTSTLRMIAGHESISSGDIRLGNTVVTDFPPARRGTAMMFQSYALFPHLDLIDNVAFSLKMKGVDKAERRAKALDMLRLMQMEPYASRRPAQLSGGQQQRVALARALITDPEALLLDEPLSALDPFLKIRMRAELKKLQKSLGITFVHVTHSQEEAMALADIMVIMNDGRIEQAAAPREVFEKPATAFVARFMGDHNVLSGRVTSSENGVLVMTVPEGQSFSVRGAGREVGEPVDIGIRTDRVRLQVATEWTLGFNGTVSNVEYRGSSVKITVVGAGSDDFTVISDDSDYFARPVSVGDAVALSWALEDAVLLGRSSA, encoded by the coding sequence ATGTCGAAAGCGGCAGAGATCGATATAGTATCCGTTTCGAAGGTCTATGGGGCGACGACGGCCGTCCATGGGATCAGCCTGAAAATTCCGGCCGGCGCCTATTGCTGCTTCCTCGGCCCGTCGGGCTGCGGCAAGACCTCGACGCTGCGTATGATCGCTGGCCATGAAAGCATTTCGTCGGGCGATATCCGGCTCGGCAATACTGTTGTCACCGATTTTCCGCCGGCCAGGCGCGGCACGGCGATGATGTTTCAGTCCTATGCGCTGTTTCCGCATCTCGACCTCATCGACAACGTCGCCTTCAGCCTGAAGATGAAGGGCGTCGACAAGGCCGAGCGGCGGGCCAAGGCACTCGATATGCTGAGGCTGATGCAGATGGAGCCTTATGCCAGCAGGCGCCCGGCCCAGCTTTCCGGCGGCCAGCAGCAGCGTGTGGCGCTGGCGCGCGCACTGATCACCGATCCGGAGGCGCTGCTGCTCGACGAGCCGCTGTCGGCGCTCGATCCATTCCTGAAGATCCGCATGCGCGCCGAACTGAAGAAACTGCAGAAGTCGCTCGGCATCACCTTCGTGCATGTCACCCACAGCCAGGAAGAGGCGATGGCGCTCGCCGATATCATGGTCATCATGAATGACGGCCGGATCGAGCAGGCGGCCGCGCCCCGCGAAGTGTTCGAGAAGCCGGCAACCGCCTTCGTCGCCCGCTTCATGGGCGATCACAACGTGCTCAGCGGCCGGGTGACCTCAAGCGAGAACGGCGTGCTCGTCATGACTGTGCCGGAAGGGCAGAGCTTTTCGGTGCGCGGGGCGGGCAGGGAGGTCGGCGAGCCGGTCGATATCGGCATCCGCACCGACCGCGTGCGCCTGCAAGTGGCGACCGAATGGACGCTCGGCTTCAACGGCACCGTCTCAAACGTCGAATATCGCGGCTCCTCGGTGAAGATCACCGTTGTCGGCGCCGGCAGCGACGACTTCACCGTCATATCAGACGATAGCGACTATTTCGCCCGGCCGGTTTCGGTCGGCGATGCCGTCGCGCTCAGCTGGGCGCTCGAGGATGCCGTGCTTCTCGGCCGCTCTTCTGCATGA
- a CDS encoding PotD/PotF family extracellular solute-binding protein, whose protein sequence is MTTEMTSTKAGKGLSRRTLLKTGAAAVGAIAGSGAITGFPTIWAKTNITLRQFGTGVSNINAIAEKCKADLGITLEMTATDSDAAAQRAVTQPDSYDIADIEYWIAKKVFPTGVLQPMDVKKLKYYDKIVPLFINGKLKPDSVIAQGTAPHTVGFVEAQDSKKFAKEPTQWMTMVPTIYNADTLGIRPDLTGRPITSWADILDPAFKGKTAILNIPSIGIMDAAMIMEAAGKIKYADKGNMTKEEIDKTIEFLIKTKGDGQFRAFWKSFDESVNLMASGEVVIQSMWSPAVAAVRSKGIACTFQPLKEGYRAWGGGLGLASHLKGAELDAAYEYINWYTSGWVGGYLNRQGYYSACMDTAKNFMSADEWGYWIEGKPAQGDILSPEGKVMEKAGAVRDGGAFEARMGAVACWNSVMDEDRYMVRRWNEFIAA, encoded by the coding sequence ATGACGACTGAGATGACATCGACCAAGGCTGGGAAGGGTCTTTCCCGCCGCACGCTGCTGAAGACGGGTGCCGCCGCCGTCGGCGCCATTGCCGGCTCCGGCGCGATCACCGGCTTCCCGACTATCTGGGCGAAGACGAATATCACCCTTCGCCAGTTCGGTACTGGCGTCTCGAACATCAATGCCATCGCCGAGAAGTGCAAAGCCGATCTCGGCATCACGCTGGAGATGACGGCGACCGATTCCGACGCCGCCGCCCAGCGCGCCGTCACCCAGCCCGACAGCTACGACATCGCCGACATCGAATACTGGATCGCCAAGAAGGTGTTCCCGACCGGCGTGCTGCAGCCGATGGACGTCAAGAAGCTGAAATATTACGACAAGATCGTGCCGCTGTTCATCAACGGCAAGCTGAAGCCGGACAGCGTCATCGCCCAGGGCACGGCGCCGCACACGGTCGGCTTCGTCGAAGCCCAGGATTCCAAGAAATTCGCCAAGGAGCCGACCCAGTGGATGACGATGGTTCCGACCATCTATAACGCCGATACGCTCGGCATCCGCCCTGATCTCACCGGCCGTCCGATCACCAGCTGGGCCGATATTCTCGATCCGGCCTTCAAGGGCAAGACCGCGATCCTCAACATTCCGTCGATCGGCATCATGGACGCCGCGATGATCATGGAAGCCGCCGGCAAGATCAAATATGCCGACAAGGGCAACATGACCAAGGAAGAGATCGATAAGACGATCGAATTCCTGATCAAGACCAAGGGCGACGGCCAGTTCCGCGCTTTCTGGAAGTCGTTCGACGAGTCGGTCAACCTGATGGCCTCGGGCGAAGTCGTCATCCAGTCGATGTGGTCGCCGGCCGTCGCCGCCGTCCGCTCCAAGGGCATCGCCTGCACCTTCCAGCCGCTCAAGGAAGGCTACCGCGCCTGGGGCGGCGGCCTCGGCCTTGCCTCGCACCTGAAGGGCGCCGAGCTCGATGCGGCTTACGAGTACATCAACTGGTACACCTCCGGCTGGGTCGGCGGCTATCTCAACCGCCAGGGCTACTATTCCGCCTGCATGGACACCGCCAAGAACTTCATGTCGGCCGACGAGTGGGGCTACTGGATCGAGGGCAAGCCGGCGCAGGGCGATATCCTGTCGCCCGAGGGCAAGGTGATGGAAAAGGCCGGAGCCGTCCGCGACGGCGGCGCCTTCGAAGCCCGCATGGGCGCCGTCGCCTGCTGGAACTCGGTGATGGACGAAGACCGCTACATGGTCCGCCGCTGGAACGAGTTCATCGCGGCTTGA